tttttattcttattttgtcCTGATACGAGAGGGTCTAATGACCCGGTGCATTGTTAGCAAATTATCGTTAAGGTTAAATTTGATCAACACCGaacatatataaaagtaaatataaattcaattcaaattaaaaaaaaggttagtTTGTACTAACAATGAGATTGTAGAAAAATTATCGGAACAAAATAAAAGTAGTGAAAAAAGATGAATGTACcaataatttattagatttgagTTAAAGGGTATCCCATTTCGAGTTTACCTTGTTCAAATTAAGATCGATCCAATTCGACGTTAAATTCATCCCTATTGCACATTTTATACACATGGTGACAAACATGACAAACAGACGAGTAGAATGTGTCCATATTTGTACAAGCATTTTTGTGTTCAATCTATTGGCAGCTTCTTGAGTTGGAAGCACGAAATCCAAGTGCACAAGAATAATATCACGCGGGGAACCAAAACAGGTGCTTTGTGTAACCGAAAACAAAATCTTCCAGGATATGACAAAAAGCTAAAAAGAGCAATCacagaaagaaaagcaaaagaataGTGTTGTTTCGGCTATTAAAATGCCATCAACACGGTCATACTGGCTCAATTGTGAGAACTGGGGAAGCTTCCCACTCGGAGAAAACTTCcattcaaagaaaagaaaaatacgTACTCGTCAAGCCATCTACAGGTAGGGTAGAAGATTCTTTCATTTAGAAACAACTATAAGAGTAAGACTTGACAAATTAACTTGTTCCCATGATCTCTCCTCGTGCCAAACTCTTCTCCTACAACCTTGGATGTTTATTCTACTTACCATAGCAAGCAATTCTGTCTAGATTCATTATTGTacagggaaaaggactatttcccacccaaattttaatctaatcaCAAAATCATACCTATAacagatgaaaaatctaaacactcatttattaattaactactgtctaaatttttagttaaaggtagagataaaatcgtcattttatctataaatcctaaaactttaaaatttatatcattttctccctctcgggttttaaaaactaacactttaacccattctcaaagtttgaaaagtttaaatttcatttctatggtttgttttcttctctgGCCATCATCATTTCAATCGACAGTCGATACTTTCTATCCATCTTCCAGATTCAACCACGAAGGCCGATAAAGGATGACAAAAGAAAGTTGTTTAGACACAACAATGAAGGACGATAAAGTGTCATCCTTAGTCTCTTCTTCCCGATCTATAAGACGTTTCATCTTCTTGATCTATACTACGAAGGGTTGTCCTTCGTCGAAAAAGACCTTCACTTCTTCTTTATCATTGGTTGGTTTCTAAAGTCACTGGAGATTAAATCTGGaaagggaaaagtgaatttttcaaagtttaataatggggagtaaatgtgagttttctaaactagggggaatgatataatttttttaggtttcaatgtttatagataaaatgactattttaactttacctctaactaaaaatttggataacaGTTAGCCATAGATgagtatttaagatttttatctGTCATGGtagaattttaaatttggactaaaacttgggtgggaaattgtccttttccctaaaatttaatatgtcaTATAGATAAAAGGTTGTACAAAGCTCTAAGAAAGATTATTTGACATACTTAATAACATATAAGAGAGTATGTGTTCAAGTTTCTTCTAACGacatatcaagattaaacttttaatttatctagTTTAATGGTTGTAAGATTGGTTATTGGACTTGAGTAGGGTTCGATCCGAATCGAGTTAGCTCGGATTTAAAAGTCGGCTTAGCTTGATTTGGCTTGGTTCGAATTCgtttactttaaatataaactGATTTCGAATTAAGAagtttgacttattttaaaaccaaaccaattCGAGCTACAAAAAGTTCAAATTAGTTTGACTCGCGAGTTAAATAAATAACTCGATTCGGTTTAAATTTGGGTTAtgacttgatttaaattatgttacaTAATTTTGCAAGTCTTGTAATTCATGATTTCTTGGCTTTAATAGTGTTGCTTAAATTGGCTAACTTTAATGTGATCACTAAAGCGATTCCTTTTCAAAGTGCTATCGGTGCCCTGCATATCTGTTTAGATTATGAACTCTACGTAAGAATGTGGTTTGGAGTTTTTCAAAGCTTCTTTTACGCCCCTTTGCAAATATTATTCCACTTTTGAGATGCAAAGTTCATTCCTGGCTGCTTTCCTGCCTTTTGCCAACTTGCCATGTGTTTATACTTTAGTGCTTTTACGGATCTTGGTCGAATAtaagattaaattcaatttaaattattcaaaattgaatttgagtttagaataaaaataagttgAGTTTAGGTTTaagaattaaacttattttaaaaatgagttgagttttaatcaaattaaatatttaaatttgaatccatttaaattgaattcaaaactaaaatctaaacaaatcaattttgaatagATTTCAAATTGGACTTTGTTCAGACTCAATCGAAACGGAACCTTGCCCTAGAGATCATCCTCTTAGTTCACACTTGTACACTATTGTGCAATTGAAACTTCGTCTCTTTATTTCCACTGTATCATAAGATTCTGTGAATGCCCAGTGGGCAAGAAATTGTTACAACCACCAACcgtaaaaaattgaaaagtaaaagaaacaaaactacACAGTATTGTACTTAATTCATATGGGCTAGGTTGAGTTGCTGGGTGTGCAGGTGAAGCAACGTTACTGGGTTACCACCGATTATTGGATGccttaaatgattaaataatcaatcaatAACCATCAggaaatctcaaaatttttggCTCGCTCGGCAACGTTACCGTATTTCAAAAACCAAGTTATTATAAAAGGACCCAAATGCCCTCGCTCGGAATATCTTGATGAACGACAAACAGAAGATAATACCCAGCTGGTGCAAGGTTACCGGTACTTGGCGTCGTCACTTCAATTGAGTAAGTCGATTTCGCCACAAGATTCACCTTCTCACTGCCAAGCACCAGCAGCCTCTGACTCATTGAGAAGGAATGCGTTGTAAACGAAGGTGACACCATTGTTACAGACAGCTTATCCACGGCCACTCTGCCGCTCACGGTGAACCTCACTGCGAATTTTTTACCGTATTGCAGCTTAGTTTGAGAGCTCGGCAACAGAATTTTGGGACGCAAGTATGAGAATCCTGAGTCTAGATAAGACGGAGAGAAAGATTCCAGGCTTAATTCTGTTGGGAAAAGGACGTTTGCAAATTCGTAGTAAATATGAGGATTGCTGCCGCCGACGAGCACCCGCCCATCTCGAAGCAGAATAGCAGTGGAATGATACATGCGGGGTATGGTGGTGGGGTTTTGCAGCTCGAAACGTGACCCGGGTTTGTTGTCGGGTCTGTAAAGTACAGGATTCAAAACTGGGTTTCGCCCGAGTTCCCAACCGGCAGTCCCCGACGCTGCCCCATTAATGATTAGCACGTTGCCATTGGGAAGCAGTGTCATGTCTCCCATGACTCTAGCTGTAGGCATAGTCTCCATGACCCACTTTGGATTCGGGTCGGTTATTGTGATCCGGCCACACGTGTCTAGAGCTTTAATAAATTTGCCTTTCCCTGCCTGAGTATATGACCCTGTCGGGGCTCCACCGCAAACCAACACTTGAGCGTCAATTTTAGCTGCTTTTAAGTTCTTGAGCGGAAGCAGCAC
This is a stretch of genomic DNA from Mangifera indica cultivar Alphonso chromosome 11, CATAS_Mindica_2.1, whole genome shotgun sequence. It encodes these proteins:
- the LOC123228921 gene encoding aldehyde oxidase GLOX-like, which codes for MRQSFVLSLLFFFFITQPCHRILTHAAGGGSWQLLQKNVGISVMHMQLLNNDRVIMFDRTDFGRSNLSLPDGKCRNDPNDSALKIDCTAHSIEYDVLKNSFRPLMVQTDVWCSSGALMPDGRLVQTGGFNDGEKRVRIFKPCAGTGCDWQEVDNGLAARRWYATNHILPDGRQIVVGGRREFNYEFYPKDAASNTYSLPFLVQTNDRGQENNLYPFVHLNVDGHLFIFANNRAILLDYANNKVVKTFPAMPGGDPRCYPSTGSSVLLPLKNLKAAKIDAQVLVCGGAPTGSYTQAGKGKFIKALDTCGRITITDPNPKWVMETMPTARVMGDMTLLPNGNVLIINGAASGTAGWELGRNPVLNPVLYRPDNKPGSRFELQNPTTIPRMYHSTAILLRDGRVLVGGSNPHIYYEFANVLFPTELSLESFSPSYLDSGFSYLRPKILLPSSQTKLQYGKKFAVRFTVSGRVAVDKLSVTMVSPSFTTHSFSMSQRLLVLGSEKVNLVAKSTYSIEVTTPSTGNLAPAGYYLLFVVHQDIPSEGIWVLL